The Bacteroidota bacterium genome segment CTGGAACGACTGAGTTTCGTGTCGCAGGCGTTATTTCCGGGTACCGCTATGTTGACCAACCTGTCTATCAGGGAACTGAGATGCTACCGCTTAGAACCCCAGCTCCTACCGGGATTATTTATCTCTACGGGATTGGATATGCAACCTCGCTGGCACGTGGGAATCCCATTGGTCCTCAATGTGTGTCTAACTCCACGTTAGCCTCCATCAGATTCGGAAAATATTTTTAAAGTGGAAGTCATAATCTCTCTAATTGCATTAGCGGTGTCATTAACTGCATTGATATTCAGTGTTCGAAGTTATTGGCGAAAATCTGGAATATATGTGCGCGGCCAGTATTCAGTTCATTCAAGCTCATACTGTAAAGATAAATATGTTGGCAGTATTACCTTAGAAAACGTCAAGGACAGACCTGTCGTAATATTCAAGGTCTTTTTACTCGTAGGTCGAAACTATTATATTGAACTGGAAAACTTTGAGCATGACCCAAAGATTCTAAAGCCATATGAAGTCTACTCAAATCAATACGACCCTGTAGACTTCTATAGCGTAAATATGAGGCGCATTAAGCTTAACGAGCTTCTTGACTCGAAAAAAGTTAAATCCAATCTTGTTTTAGCTACATCAAATGGTAGATATACAGTTGGTGAATGGATTAAGCGCTGGGACCCAGTCAGTGATTTTTTTAATAATCACATGACGGCATTAATATACCCAATGCGATCAACGTATAAAAATAAGTGCTTCGGCTCTGAAGTAAAATACATTGTTGATATAAAAACTGAGGATGGAAAAGAGGAAACTATCGCTATTTATCCCCGCGATCATGAAATACGCAAATTCAGGAAGTTCTCATTAACTAAAGAATGTCTTGAATCTAAAGACTCTTTGGAAGAGCTCTTACTAGAAAGGGCTTTTGAGGGAGATCTAAAGTGTGTCAATATCGTGGTTCATGATATCGAGGAATGGCGGAAAGAGAGATACGGAAACGACTATCAAGAAGTTATTGAGGCTAAATATTGCAATTGGTTTATGTATGAGGTTTTAGGGCGAGCTGTTACCAAGTTTAGTGATATCCGTCTGTATTTTGTTAATCGCAAACATCGCAAGGCTAACAAGGCATTGCAGCGGACAAGCGTATCCCTCCAACCCCACCACCTACCCACATTCCTTCAACAATGCTTCAATATCCTCCGGTGCGAACGGCAGCAATTCATCGATTCGGCTGTTAGGCCAGGTGGGGAGTTTTTCGAGGGTGTCGGCTAGCCATTGTGCGGGGTTGAGGCCGTTGAGTTTTGCGGTGCCGAGTAGGGTTTGGATGGCGGCGGCACGTTTTCCGGCGCGTTCGGAGCCGGTGAACAGCCAGTTTTTCTTGCCGAGCGCGATGGGGCGAATAGTGTTTTCGACGGGGTTGTTGTCAATCGGCAGGTGTCCGCTGCCGGCGTAGCGGATCAGGCTTTGCCAGCGCTTCAAGGTGTAGTCGATGGCTTTGGCGGTACCGCCGCCATCGGCGGTTTGGGCACGGGTTTGCAGTAACCAGTCGTGCAACGATTGCAGGATCGGCAGGCTTTTTTCTGCGCGTAGTATCTGCCGGGCTTCGGTCGATAAGTGCTTGCCTTCGGCTTCGGCGGCGTAAAGTCCGCCAATGCGTTGCAGCACCTCATACGCGACGGTGCTGGCATTGGCTTGGTGCAGGTCGAAGAATTTGCGGCGTGCGTGCGCCCAACAGCCGAGTTCGATGCAGTTGCCGACGAGGGTGAACAGCGATTGTAACCGCCATAGTCGTCGACCAGCAAGTGGCCTTGCCAGCTGTTGAGGAAGTTCTGCACATGTTTGCCACTACGGCTGGTTTGGTAGTCGAATACGATGATGCGCGGCCCCAACTCAAAATCGTTGCTGCGATACGCCCACAGGTAGGCACGCTGCGTTTTCCGCTGCCGGGATCAAGTTGCGCCACCGGGTTTCGTCGGCGTGTAACACAGAGCCTTGCACCAAGTGCAAATCAGCCGGTCAACCAGCGGTTGCAGTCGCCGCCGACGCGTCCGATCCATTCCGCCAACGTGAAAGCGATAAAATGACACCTTCCCGGGCGGCGATTTGTGCGATGCGATACAGCGGCAGGTGATCGAGGTATTTGCAGATCGTGATCCAAGCAAGCAGTCCGGTTGCCGCGCATACCGTCGACGACGGCGGTGGCACGGGTTCCGCGACCACGGTTTCGCAAGCCCGGCAGGCGTATTGCGGGCGGATGTGACGGTGCACGAAGAATTCGGCGGGTTTGACGTCGAGTTGTTCCGGTGACGTCTTCGCCGATTTTACCAGATCGCTGCCGCACTGTTTGCATTGACAGGATTCCGGTTCATGGCGATGTTCGATGCGCGGCAGATGATCCGGCAACGGCTGGCGCCCAGCGTGTGCACGCTTAGGCTTCCGCGGAGCAGGCAGCGGCAGTTGCTCGATTTCCGCTTCGATCGCCGCCGCATCGGTTTGCCAGTCTTCTTCGAACAGGTTGAATTGCACCTGCGACAGCGCTTCGCTCTTCGCGCCGTAGCGAATGCGGCGCAAATGTGCCAGTTCCAGCGTCAGTGCCTGATTCTTCGCTTCCAGCATTTTGAGTTCGTTTTGTGCTTGCGTAAGCAGTGATTGAATCAGGTTCGATACCTCGGTTTTAGCTTCCGGCGTAAGGTTCAAATGATCTAATTCGATGGACTGTTTTGCTTGCGTTTTCATGGCGTTATTATACCGCAAAACCCGCGAAAAGTGATGCCAGTATTGGCTTTAGCTATATCTTCGCGCGCAAGATTGCAACCCCAAGCGACGCCAATCCACTCCGGCAATCAACCACTCCCATTGCGATGAAGTCAGTTCCATCCCGCCCGTATCCGAACGCCCCAAACGAACCGTCCCTGATGCAAGCGGCGCTGGCACAACCACACGCCGGTGCCGTCCCACAGCAGCACCTTTGATGCGATTGCCCGCGCGATTGCAAAACACAAACGCCGAACCCGAACACGGTGAGCGCTGTAACGCCTGCTCCACCAACACCGACAAACCGTCGATCCCCCGGCGCATATCCACCGGCGCAACCATCAACCAAATCGTATCCCTCCAACCCCACCACCTACCCACATTCCTTCAACAATGCTTCAATATCCTCCGGTGCGAACGGCAGCAATTCATCGATTCGGCTGTTAGGCCAGGTGGGGAGTTTTTCGAGGTGTCGTCTAGCCATTGTGCGGGTTGAGGCCGTTGAGTTTTGCGGTGCCGAGTAGGGTTTGGATGGCGGCGGCACGTTTTCCGGCGCGTTCCGGAGCCGGTGAACAGCCAGTTTTTCCTTGCCGAGCGCGATGGGGCGAATAGTGTTTTCGACGGGGTTGTTGTCAATCGGCAGGTGTCCGCTGCCGGCGTAGCGGATCAGGCTTTGCCAGCGCTTCAAGGTGTAGTCGATGGCTTTGGCGGTACTGCCGCCATCGGCGGTTTGGGCACGGGTTTGCAGTAACCAGTCGTGCAACGATTGCAGGATCGGCAGGCTTTTTCTGCGCGTAGTATCTGCCGGGCTTCGGTCGATAAGTGCTTGCCTTCGGCTTCGGCGGCGTAAAGTCCGCCAATGCGTTGCAGCACCTCATACGCGACGGTGCTGGCATTGGCTTGGTGCAGGTCGAAGAATTTGCGGCGTGCGTGCGCCCAACAGCCGAGTTCGATGCAGTTGCCGACGAGGGTGAACGGCGATTTGTAACCGGTAAGTCGTCGACCAGCAAGTGGCCTTGCCAGCTGTTGAGGAAGTTCTGCACATGTTTTGCCACTACGGCTGGTTTGGTAGTCGAATCGATGATGCGCGGCCCCAACTCAAAATCGTTGCTGCGATACGCCCACAGGCACGCTGCGTTTTTCCGCCGTGGATCAAGTTGCGCCACCGGGGTTTCGTCGGCGTGTAACACAGAGCCTTGCAATAAGTGCAAAATCAGCCGGTCAACCAGCGGTTGCAGTGCCACGCCGACGCGTCCGATCCATTCCGCCAACGTGGAAAGCGATAAATGACACCTTCCCGGGCGGCGATTTGTGCGATGCGATACAGCGGCAGGTGATCGAGGTATTTGCAGATCGTGATCCAAGCAAGCAGTCCGGTGTTGCCATACCGCCGTCGATGACGGCGGGTGGCACGGGTTCCGCGACCACGGTTTCGCAAGCCCGGCAGGCGTATTGCGGGCGGATGTGACGGTGCACGAAGAATTCGGCGGGTTTGACGTCGAGTTGTTCGGTGACGTCTTCGCCGATTTTTACCAGATCGCTGCCGCACTGTTTGCATTGACAGGATTCCGGTTCATGGCGATGTTCGATGCGCGGCAGATGATCCGGCAACGGCTGGCGCCCAGCGTGTGCACGCCAGGCTTCTGCGGAGCAGGCAGCGGCAGTTGCTCGATTTCCGCTTCGATCGCCGCCGCATCGGTTTTGCCAGTCTTCTTCGAACAGGCTGAATTGCACCTGCGACAGCGCTCGGCTCTTCGCGCCGTAGCGAATGCGGCGCAAATGTGCCAATTCCAGCGTCAGTGCCTGATTCTTCGCTTCCAGCATTTTGAGTTCGTTTTGTGCTTGCGTAAGCAGTGATTGAATCAGGTTCGATACCTCGGTTTTAGCTTCCGGCGTAAGGTTCAAATGATCTTAATTCGATGGACTGTTTTGCTTGCGTTTTCATGGCGTTATTATACCGCAAAACCCGCGAAAAGTGATGCCAGTATTGGCTTTAGCTATATCTTCGCGCGCAAGATTGCAACCCCAAGCGACGCTAATCCACTCCGGCAATCAACCACTCCCATTGCGATGAAGTCAGTTTCCATCCCGCCCGTATCCGAACGCCCCAAACGAACCGTCCCTGATGCAAGCGGCGCTGGCACAACCACACGCCGGTGCCGTCCCACAGCACCACCTTTGATGCGATTACCCGCGCGATTGCAAAACACAAACGCCGAACCCGAACACGGTGAGCGCTGTAACGCCCGCTCCACCAACACCGACAAACCGTCGAGTCCCCGGCGCATATCCACCGGCGCAACCATCAACCAAATCTCCCCCGGATTCGCAATCAAAGACACTTCAACAATTCCCCCAACCAATGCGGCGATATCGTCGACGGCAGTTCCAACACATGATCGCCCCGTCCGCGAAGACGCAGCGTATTCGTCGGCATAGGCATTGGTTTGATCGTTACCGGAACCAACGCAGGCGGCCAAATAACTTGACCGGCACGATGCTTGCGAACCCAATTGCCAAACGTCTTGGTATTCAAACCATGTTCCCGGCAATAAGCCGCCGCGACTTACCGCTGGTTTGCCATGCTTCGATATGAATTCGTCGTACTTTGATGATGACATCGTTCCTCCTTGTAAAAGGTTTGGAGGATAGCGATGTTGTATCAGGGTGTTAATGTGGAAGGGTTGGAGGCTTACACCAAATCTCCCCCGGATTCGCAATCAAAGACACTTCAACAATTCCCCCAACCAATGCGGCGATATCGTCGACGGCAGTTCCAACACATGATCGCCCCGTCCGCGAAGACGCAGCGTATTCGTCGGCATAGGCATTGGTTTGATCGTTACCGGAACCAACGCAGGCGGCCAAGTAACTTGACCGGCACGATGCTTGCGAACCCAATTGCCAAACGTCTTGGTATTCAAAACCATGTTCCCGGCAATAAGCCGCCGCACGACTTACCGCTGGTTTGCCATGCTTCGATATGAATTCGTCGTGCTTCGATGATGACATCGTTCCTCCTTGTAAAAGGTTTGAGGATAGCGATGTTGTATCAGGGTGTTAATGTGGAAGGGTTGGAGGCTTACGGACAAGCCGCTGAATGCGGCGTTACATATATACCGAAATCTTAATAAACCAGTTACCAGTTTTATCCGCTTTGGTGAGCCATCGGGTTAGCGAAAATGCTGGCCCTTTATTCTTTTATGAGGAAACGCTTGGGTAACTCTTTAGCGGATTTAGACTAATCCCGATATAGCGTAGCAACACGCCACGACCAAACCGATTGAATACACGCCCGATAAACTGAATACGCTCTCCCTGTCAGTATTCAACCGCTTTACCGGTGCAAGGTTACTGGATCAGCACTCCCAATCCTCATGCCCCAAAGGCGTACTGTTTAACATCTCCCGATACTGCCGCCACTGCGGAACATGAATTTCCATTAGCGCTACAAATCGCTCGTTGTGATGCCGCTCCAGCAGATGCACCAACTCATGCACCACAATGTATTCCAAACACTGTACTGGCTTCTTAGCCAACTCCAGATTGAACCAGACACGCCCTGCGGCCGCGTTGCAGCTTCCCCACTTGGTTTTCATCTTCTTGATGCCCCAATCGGCGACTTGAACACCGAGGATAGGCTGCCACTTCTCCAGCAAGGGCGGGATTAGCGCCTTGAGTTGCTCCCGATGCCAGCGCAACAAGATAGCCTCTCGCTGCGCGGAAGAGGTTCCAGGACGCACGAACAGGTCGAGGCTGGCGATACCGCGCAGAGCGACTCGGGCGGGGGCATTGTCCTCATGTACACGCAGGCGATAGCGCCGTCCGAGGAAGTAGTGACTTTCGCCATTTACCATCTCGCGCTCGGATTGGCGCGGTTGTCCGACGAACTTGGCCTTCTGTCGCTTGATCCAACCCAGCTTGTCGATTACTGCGAGGCGCACGGCTTCATCACTTACCACCAGCGGTGCCGCCACCCGCACCCGACCCTTGGGTGGATAGACGCCAAGATGCAGGTTCTTGATGTCCTTGCGTACCACTTCCACCTTGATGCCGCTGACGGTGAGGTGATGAGTCTCAGTAGTCATTCTGGTGCTTGGCCAATTCCAGAATCTGGTCAGCAAGGATGTCGTTAATGAGCGCCGCCGGTTGGGTCTTTGCGTCGGAGTGGCGCGGACCCGCACTTTCTTCGTTTTCATCGTGTTGTCCCGCCAGCCATCCATGCGAGCAGACTGAATCGCCGCATCCACCGCCAGCGCCAGCCCCTCGTCCCTGCCCAGATTGTTGTAAAGCGCCCGCTGTGCCGCCGTCTTGAGGCTCGCCGGATACCCACCGGAGCCGCCGCCCGGCATCACCGCCTCCCTGGTCAGCTTGGCGATCTTCTCCAGATACTCCTTGTAGGTCACCGCACCCTTGCGCCGCAGCTCGATCAGCGCATCCAGCAGCTTCGACATCTTGTCGTAGTAGGCCGGATCAACCGGCGACTCGTTGATGATCAGCTTGCGGACGTTGTTCTCGATGGTTTCGGCCACCGCTTCCTCGGTCTTCATGATCCCTTTGAGCTTCGCGTCCGCCGCGTCCGGGCCGCGCTCGACGATCAACTGGATCAGGCTCATGTCGTCGAAGGCGGAAATCTTCTCGCTTTCCTCGGCGCGGATGTAGGTGTCGATCAGGTGGCGCATCGCTGGCTCATACGCCTTCAGGTCAATGTAGTCGCCGCTGGCCAGCCGCACTTCGTCGCGCACCTTGCTGGTGTGATCCACCTCGGCCTTGATCGTCTCGATCTCGTCCGGCTTGTATCCCGCTTCCGCCAGTTCGCTGGCGATGCTGGCGTAAGCGCGCAGCAGTGCCGCCACAAACTTGTACAGCTTCAGCCGCTTCGGTTCGTTGTCCTTGAGTTGGTCGACATTACCTGACTCGATGGCGCAGAAATAGTGCAGGTAGGCTGCCGAATCCCTCGGTACCGCCACCGGCTCGCATAACGCCCTGACCGCCTCGCGGGCTTCTTCCAGGTGTTCCCGTGCCTTGTCCAGCCGGTTTTCCAGCAGACCGGCCACATCCTCCTTGTCGTAGCCGTCCAGCGCGCCGCTGGTGTAATCCCCCACCGCGCCTTCCAGACTCTTGAACAAATCCTTGTAGTCGATGATGTAGCCGTATTCCTTGTCGTCGCCGTCCAGCCGATTGACGCGGCAAATGGCCTGAAACAGGCCGTGGTCGCGCATCTGCTTGTCGATGTAGAGGTAGGTGGCCGGTGGCGCATCGAAGCCGGTGAGCAGCTTGTCCACCACGATCAAGAGCTTCATCTGCCCCGGCTCATGGATAAACTTCTTCTTCACCTCTTTCTCGAACTGTTCCACCTTGCTGATTGCTTCTCTCTGCTGGCTCATTGAACCAATCGGCCAGCATCTGGCGATAGACGCCGTACTTGAATAGGTTGTCAGTCTCACCTGCGCCGGTCTCCTCGCCCTTGGTATCAGCAATACTGGGGGCGTAGCTGGTGACGATGGCGCACTTGCCCTTGAGCTCACTCTTGGCGAATAGCTCATAGAACTTGCACGCCTCGTAGATGCTGCCCGCTACCAGCATGGCGTTGCCGTGGCCGTCCATTAGGCGCGGGCGGGTTGCCATGTCCAGCAAAATGTCGGCGACGATGATCGAAAGCCGATCCTGGCTGGACAACACCCGCTGCATGGTTCCCCACTTTTGCTTGAGCTGCGCGCGGGCCAAGTCATTCAGCCCCTGGGTCTTGGCCTCGAACCACTGGTCGATTTTGTCGCGGTTGGTCAGCGTCTGGTCGATGTCGCGCGCCTCATAGCGCAAATCCAGCACCACGCCCTCGCGCACGGCTTGATCGAATTTGTAGGTGTGGATGTAGCGACCAAAGACCTCGATGCTTTTTTGCTTGTCCGCCTTCAACAGCGGCGTGCCGGTGAAGCCGATAAAGAGCGCATTCGGCAGCAGCGCCTTCATCGCCTTGTGCAGGTCGCCGCTCTGGGTGCGATGGCACTCATCGACGAACACATGGATGTCGCCCTTGGCCTTGAAGTCCGCTGGCAACTTCTTGAGAGAATCGATGAATGCCTGGGTACCCTCGTCGCTGTCTTCCTCTTCGTTTTCTTGGCGGCCAAATTTATGCACGAGCGAGCATAGCAACGATTCGTCGGGCCGATTGAGTGTGTCGATCAGATCGTTGCCGCTGGTGGTGCGGTAGATTTGTTCATTCACCCCCTTGAAGACTGTCTCGATCTGCTGATCCAGTTCGGTGCGATCGGTGATGATCAGCACCCGCCCGCCTTCGCGGTTCTCGCGTATCCACTTGGCTAGCCATACCATGGTGAGCGATTTGCCGCTACCCTGGGTATGCCAGATGATACCGCCCTCGCGGCGTTGGATGAACTCCTGCGCGGCCTTCACGCCGAAATACTGGTTCTGGCGGCACAGTTTCTTGGTACCGGCATCGAACACGATGTAGTCGTGGATCAGTTCCAGTAGCCGCGACTTCCGGCAGACCTGCAACAGGTTGCGGTCCAGCAGGTTCGGCTCACCTACATAGGGGCCGGTATCCTCCACCCAGCGCAGGTAATACTTCTCCGGCGTCTCGATCGTCGCGTAGCGCAAGCCCTCACTGTCGTTGCCCGCCATCACCCACTGCATGGTCGAGAAAAAGGGCTGGATGAATTCCTTCTTCTGGTTGTCCAGATTCTGGCGGATACCCTCGGCCACCGACACGGTGGAGCGTTTCAGTTCCAGCACACCCAGCGCGATGCCATTGATGTAGATCACCACGTCCGGGCGCTTAGTGCTGGCCTTAGCATCGATGCCCTTGACCGTCACCTCCTCGGCGATGGCGAAGTGATTATTCTCTGGGTTCTTCCAGTCGATCAGCCAGACCGTGGCC includes the following:
- a CDS encoding M48 family metallopeptidase, giving the protein MTTETHHLTVSGIKVEVVRKDIKNLHLGVYPPKGRVRVAAPLVVSDEAVRLAVIDKLGWIKRQKAKFVGQPRQSEREMVNGESHYFLGRRYRLRVHEDNAPARVALRGIASLDLFVRPGTSSAQREAILLRWHREQLKALIPPLLEKWQPILGVQVADWGIKKMKTKWGSCNAAAGRVWFNLELAKKPVQCLEYIVVHELVHLLERHHNERFVALMEIHVPQWRQYREMLNSTPLGHEDWEC